The DNA region CATCGTCACCATGGCCTGCTCGCCTTTTGTCACCTCTGTTGCTTGAGTTGCCTGCTAGGTTGCCGTGGTGTTACGGGCGGTGTTGGGATTTGGGGTGCCATGAGCGAAAGCTCTGTGCCGGCGATTGCCGACGCTGACAATGGCTACATCCACTGATGTAGTTTACCTTGCTAGAGGCATTGTCACAGCCACTAGATTCCTGTTTAGCCAAGTGAAAACCGGTCCGCTTGGCCGGACAGATGACGGTGTGGTTATTAGCATCACTACCTTTTTGGAGGCATCGCCTTGCTTTGCCCCCCGCAACCTACCTCGGTTGGCCTCTCATCGTTCGGCCGGTCGTTTAGGTGACTTTTAGCGAGTAGGCTTGGTACATCCTTTTCTTCCGCAGGGCTTCCGCTGTTGTCTGGTGGGTGGTTGTGCGTTGGGGAGTTTCTTGCTTTGTTGATGTTCTCTTTGGCTACCACTGTCTATGTGGTAGGTTGTAATTTGCGCTTCTGGGGTTCTCCCATAGTCGCGTCGCTGTAATTCTCTTCCTCTTAATGAAATACATGCTGAGCACGTTTGCGAAAAAGAAATGTTTGCCTTTTTAAAAAGAAAAAATGATTGCTTTTTTTTGCGGTGTTCCCACATACCTCACCAGCACAATACAATGAAGCTTACGTGAATAAATCTGGCAACTCCATGCTTACGGTGGAGTGCTTGCCAAAGTTATGCGAAAGATTCAGTTAGTTTTACTTACGAGGATGGATGAAACCCAACCATTTCTGTTGGCTCCTACTTACTCTGTGGTTTTAGAAACCGTAATTGAGAAAGTAAATGTGTCATATAGTTGGTAGTAGTTCTGCATTGATAGAAGTTGTTTGACAGCCTGATCTTGAGTAGATGGGAACAAGATTAATCAAATTCtgagtttttttctttttgcgaaAAATCAAATTCTGAGTTACTTGCAGTTACCTTGTACTTTGCTTATCTGCTGTCTGATACCTGAGAGACTTCAATGCACGAATTGGCAATATCCTTTTAAAAGTTCTGGCAATTTTGTTGTACAACAAATGAATAAACCTGCAGGGTGTACTATGAAATGCTCTGCAACAATTTACAGCCTTTAAAGAGAATTTGTTTGTTGGAAACCTTTATGATGGGAAGATTGCCGAGTTGACATAATTAGGTACTACGCATGAAGTCACCCTTACTAGTATCATTGATTCTGTGAGGTTATCCTAATACCAAATTACCCATCTACTAGCATTCTGATCAGTGGGAGCTGACTCTCTGACTTATGAAAAGTATTTCATGTGCTACTGTTTTAGGTTCTGATTTTTAATGCTGTGGATCTTTGAACCTTCCTTCATCACTTGTTTTGGCTTTTTCTTCACGAACGCTCATGCTGACTACACCCAACTATTGCAGATATAGGGCTGTGACAAGTGCATACTACAGAGGGGCACTGGGAGCTCTGCTGGTTTATGACATCACCAGGCGCCAGAGCTTTGATCATATACCACGGTGGCTAGATGAACTCCGTGCCCATGCTGACAAGAACATAGTGATAATGCTAGTTGGCAACAAGAGCGACCTTGAGGAGCAGCGAGCGGTGAGTACTGAGGATGCCAAGGAGTTTGCTGAGAAGGAGAACCTCTTCTTCCTGGAGACCTCTGCACTCCAGGCAACAAACGTAGAGAGTGCTTTCCAAACTGTCTTGACAGAGATCTTCAAAATCCACAGCAAGAAGAACATGGTGTCCGAGCCAAAGAGCAATGGGGCTGCCCCAGCAATGCCAGGGAAGAAGGTCCTTGTCCCAGGTCCGGCGCAGGAAATCCCGAAGAGCAAATGCTGTAGTTCCATGTGATGCTTCTACATTCGGTGTTGGGTGTGTTGAATATATTCCTGCAATATTGTTTTGGTTGTATATCCCTGCTGAAATACTCAGATTTTGGCGGGTTGATTGTGTTGAAACACTGTTGTATCTTAGATTTTGTCACAATTGTGACATGAGGGGAAGGATGTGTTATTGTTCTCCAATTGATACATTTTTTCCCTGCTGGAAATATTCGAGATATCATTTTGTTTTCCGATGATGTCAAATGCACTTTACCGTGTCCAAGAAAGAACCCATCCCCTAAATGCACTTTTAACGTACACATGGTTGTTCTACGTAACAAGCAGCACAATCAGCTCGGATAATAGGCTAGAAGATATGGAAAATGATCTCGTATAGTAAGACGAGGGAAAAAGAATAGAAACAATGGGAGCCAGAAGATTGAGAAAATCATATCAGCGGGGGCAAAAAAAAATGATTAACAAAAAAGACGGAGGAAAAGAATAGAAATAATGGGAGCCAGAAGATTGAGAAAATCATGTCAACGGGGGTAAAAAATACTTATTAACAAAAAAGATGGAGGAAAATAATAGAAATAATGGGGGCCAGAAGATTGAGAAAATCATGTCAGCAGGGGTAAAAAACAATTATTTACAAAAAAAAGATGGTGGTCTGTTCAGTAGGACCCTGGGCCTGCAGCGGGCCAGTGGTGCAGCAGCCTGTTATCCTTCCACCGTTGGAAGCGGGCAGTGATCGCTGCTCTGTGAAAGCCAGCCTCACGCCGTTCCTGCCTACTTCAGGTCCAGGGAGGCCCAAAGCTTTCGCCTAAGTCCCCACGGGCCACTACCAACTTGGAAAGGGCAGGCCAGCTAAGACACAACACAGACCCAGGCCCCTAGAGTCCGCACCAAACATCCACACCACCTTGATGCCCCCCACTAGGGTTACAAGCCCGCGCTACGGAGCTCGGCGAGAACGAGCTGCGCAGCAGAACATTTTAAGCTGGTGGTTCTCTGCCTGGGTAGCGAGGTGGTACTAAACTGAGGAATAGGCGACCGGTTCAGGGGCTCGGAAGTGGCTTCCTTTCAAGCACGTGGCTAGCGAACAAATCGTGCCATGTAAAATCTGTAACTGGTGACTGCATGGATGATTCAGATTCAGTGCTGAGCAGTAGGATTTTTTTTGGTGCGTTGGTGTTTTTGAGTCTTGACGTTTACTGCTTTTTTTCCGATTACAAACATTTACTGCTTGTTAGAGAAGTCTTCGTAGGATGAGGTTTGTCCGAAAGAAAAATAATCGGATGACACTTTTCATCTCTGGCCGATGTGCTGCTACGCGCAGACCTGCTTTTGCAAGTGCATGTAGGAGCAAGCGTAACTTTGAATAAAGTCAGTGAAATGATGTACATTTCAGACGAGGGGAAAAAAGATGTACAATTCACGCGGCGTAGAGGGGCCGGTGCCAGCAGAGTCCAACGGCCCGTTGCTAGTTTTGCCCATGAGCGTCTCTCACGGCCCATACAAAACGCCAAAGCAGATTCGCTGTCTCGCAGCAGAGACCAAACCACGGCGTCGCTCGCCCTCAGCAGCCGTGGAACGCACGAGGTTCAGCGTGCATTCCCCCCGCGAACGGAGCCGCACACGCAACTACGCAAGCAGGTGTGGCGGACCGCCGCCGGGTCGTGCCAGACCAGACCATACTGGCCGGTGGCGTCCCTCCAGCCACACGGGCTGGCTCGGCGCGTTCGGCCGTTTACCGGGAGGGAACTCACGGGTCTGTCTCGCAGCGGCATTCAGTCAGTATCGTGCTCTGGCATTGCCGATGCCTGCCCATCCTATGCCAGCTGCCGATCGATGGCTGTACGCGAGAGCACGGCCGCATGGGTGAAAATGGCGCTGGTGTCGCGCCGTCGCGGTGCCGGTGGATCGGTGGACGCATGGCCAAGgccgccgtcgcgccgccgtgcAGGTGCAGCACATGGTTTCGACCTGCGTACAGAACTACAACAGATGATTCGGCATGGCCCAAACACCTCCGCGATGCCGCAGCAAGCACGGGAGCTGGGCAGGACGGCAGCTGAGGACCACGGCGAAGCGCTGAGCCACCCGGTGCGCCGGTGCCCAAGGTTTTGCACGGGCACTGCTCTGTTCAGTTTCAAACAGCCGTGTACCGAATCGAAGGGTTGCCAGACACCGATTCGACGACGTGGAGCGCCTCCCCGCCGTTGGATACTTGGATTCGAAAAAGGGTGCTCGGGGCTCAACCGTGAGCCGTGACGTTCACCTGTCACCACTCACCCGCCCCTGCCTACCTCGTCCGCGGCTTCGCTATCGCTTTTCGCCCAGCCTTATCCAGGCAGGCCCAGCGAGAGCACCTCCGCCGCTCCCGGACGACGCCGGCGCCCGCGACGCGCTCGATGGAACGCCGCGCCTGAGCTCTCCCGGACTCGCGCTCCCAGccccagcgcccgcgccgcctcggcAGATGCCGCTCGCCGGCATTGCCCTCGCGCCTCTCCTCGTCTCCCCCCTCGCGCCTTCGCCTCGCCGTGGCAGCGTCGCCACTGCCGCCGCGAGAAGGCCGAGCgctctccggcgagctcggTGCTCGGCCGCAGCCGCTTCCGGTGAATCCGGGGAGGCCGGTGAGCTGCCACGCGCGACGCTGCTATGGAGGGCGGCCAAGCTGCCCATCTACTCCGTG from Panicum hallii strain FIL2 chromosome 9, PHallii_v3.1, whole genome shotgun sequence includes:
- the LOC112875707 gene encoding ras-related protein Rab11D-like — encoded protein: MAGAGEKVDYVFKVVLIGDSAVGKSQILARFARNEFSLDSKATIGVEFQTRTLVIDHRSVKAQIWDTAGQERYRAVTSAYYRGALGALLVYDITRRQSFDHIPRWLDELRAHADKNIVIMLVGNKSDLEEQRAVSTEDAKEFAEKENLFFLETSALQATNVESAFQTVLTEIFKIHSKKNMVSEPKSNGAAPAMPGKKVLVPGPAQEIPKSKCCSSM